From the genome of Globicephala melas chromosome 14, mGloMel1.2, whole genome shotgun sequence, one region includes:
- the TMEM200A gene encoding transmembrane protein 200A: MIATGGVITGLAALKRQDSARSQHHVNLSPSPAAQEKKPARRRPRADVVVVRGKIRLYSPSGFFLILGVLISIVGIAMAVLGYWPQKERFIDAETTLSTNETQVIRSQGGVVVRFFEQHLHSDNMKMLGPFTMGIGIFIFICANAILHENRDKETKVIHMRDIYSTVIDIHTLRIKEQKHMNGIYPGLMGETEVKQNGNSCASRLAANTIASFSGFRSSFRMDSSVEEDELVRNESKSFGHLMPPLLSDSSNSVCGLYPPPSQTTDDKTSGPKKCETKSIVSSSISTFTLPVIKLNNCVIDEPSIDNITEDADNLKSRSRNLSMDSLMVPLPNTSQSFQPVSMMLPRNNSVGESLSSQYKSSVALGPGAGQLLSPGDARRQFGSNTSLHLLSSHSKSLDLDRGHSTLTVQAEQRKHPSWPRLDRSNSKGYMKLENKEDPMERLLVPQAAVKKDFTNKEKLLMISRSHNNLSFEHDEFLSNNLKRGTSETRF, encoded by the coding sequence ATGATAGCAACTGGTGGAGTGATAACAGGCCTGGCCGCCTTGAAGAGGCAAGACTCCGCCAGATCACAGCATCATGTCAACCTCAGCCCGTCGCCTGCCGCCCAGGAGAAGAAACCGGCCAGGCGTCGACCTCGGGCCGATGTCGTGGTTGTTCGCGGCAAAATCCGGCTTTATTCCCCATCTGGTTTCTTCCTCATTTTAGGAGTCCTTATCTCCATTGTAGGAATCGCAATGGCAGTCCTTGGATATTGGCCTCAAAAAGAACGTTTTATCGATGCTGAGACGACATTGTCAACAAACGAAACTCAGGTCATCCGGAGCCAAGGTGGTGTGGTGGTTCGCTTCTTTGAGCAGCATTTGCATTCCGATAACATGAAAATGCTTGGCCCTTTCACAATGGGGAttggcattttcattttcatttgtgctAACGCCATTCTTCACGAGAACCgtgacaaagaaacaaaagtcatACACATGAGGGATATCTATTCCACAGTCATCGACATCCACACGCTAAGAATCAAGGAGCAAAAGCATATGAATGGCATCTACCCTGGTCTAATGGGGGAAACGGAAGTAAAACAGAATGGGAACTCCTGTGCCTCGAGACTGGCAGCAAATACCATTGCTTCTTTTTCAGGTTTTAGGAGCAGTTTTCGGATGGACAGCTCTGTGGAGGAGGACGAGCTGGTGAGAAATGAAAGTAAGAGTTTTGGACATCTTATGCCACCTTTGCTCTCTGACAGCTCTAACTCTGTTTGTGGCCTCTATCCACCTCCTTCCCAGACAACTGATGATAAGACCAGTGGCCCTAAGAAATGTGAAACCAAGTCAATTGTGTCATCGTCCATCAGTACTTTTACATTGCCCGTGATCAAACTTAATAATTGCGTTATTGATGAGCCCAGTATAGATAACATCACTGAGGATGCTGACAACCTCAAAAGTAGGTCGAGGAATTTGTCAATGGACTCCCTTATGGTCCCTTTGCCCAATACCAGTCAGTCCTTCCAGCCAGTCAGTATGATGCTCCCAAGGAATAATTCCGTTGGGGAGTCACTGTCAAGTCAGTACAAGTCCTCTGTGGCCCTTGGACCTGGGGCTGGACAGCTCTTGTCTCCTGGGGATGCTAGAAGACAGTTTGGGTCCAACACATCCTTGCATTTGCTCTCGTCACACTCGAAATCCTTAGACTTAGACCGGGGTCACTCCACCTTAACCGTTCAGGCAGAACAACGGAAACATCCAAGTTGGCCTCGGTTGGATCGAAGCAACAGCAAAGGATACATGAAACTAGAGAACAAAGAGGACCCGATGGAGAGGCTGCTTGTACCCCAGGCTGCAGTCAAGAAAGACTTTACCAATAAGGAGAAGCTTCTTATGATTTCAAGGTCTCACAACAATTTGAGTTTCGAACATGATGAGTTTTTGAGTAACAACTTGAAGCGGGGAACTTCTGAAACAAGGTTTTAA